The following coding sequences lie in one Mycobacterium gordonae genomic window:
- a CDS encoding TIM barrel protein produces the protein MHIGYNTNSLADHPLPDALALIADHGYSAVALTIGYPHVRPFDSDLGAQLGALRALLDTHGLRVAVETGARYLLDPHNKHKPSLVDSAAQPRIEFMRRAIDIAADLGATCVSLWSGYAVSHTDPQTTRELLIGRLAELVDYADRKDVTLGFEPEPGMFVETVAQARELCRALGDPAPLRITLDVGHCVMTEPMGAGPAIVELGDKLVNVHLDDMTPRKHEHLEFGHGSLDLGAVMDALGETGFSGVASVELPRHSNDAPNVMRRSMSAIKAARLTPAARSWIAAGVAEIGRDPDQVLEIFAGAERGIAGAGGDACLLARQQLLSALLATAPDATAAPLIEKLYRWGDTDERLAVLNGLTAAALDDRIGPVATSTGLDLAADALRCNDPRLVGAALGGFGARFLDQHTWRDGVMKLIFMGVPLQVVHGLRNRADAELGRMTTDYISERQAAGRSVSSDVELLKHLTAIGTEVSE, from the coding sequence ATGCACATTGGTTACAACACGAACAGCCTGGCCGACCACCCGCTGCCGGACGCGCTCGCGCTCATCGCAGACCATGGGTACAGCGCGGTCGCACTGACGATCGGCTATCCGCACGTGCGCCCGTTCGATTCCGATCTGGGCGCCCAGCTAGGCGCGCTTCGCGCATTGCTGGACACCCACGGCCTGCGTGTGGCCGTCGAAACAGGGGCCCGCTACCTCCTTGATCCCCACAACAAGCACAAGCCGTCCCTGGTCGACAGCGCGGCGCAACCACGCATCGAATTCATGCGCAGGGCGATCGATATCGCGGCGGATCTGGGGGCGACGTGCGTCTCACTCTGGTCGGGCTACGCGGTCAGCCACACCGACCCCCAGACCACCCGCGAGCTGCTGATCGGCCGCCTCGCCGAGCTTGTCGACTATGCCGATCGCAAGGACGTCACACTGGGATTCGAGCCGGAGCCAGGCATGTTCGTGGAGACGGTCGCACAAGCGCGCGAGCTGTGCCGAGCGCTTGGTGACCCGGCGCCGCTGCGGATCACACTGGATGTCGGTCATTGCGTGATGACCGAGCCGATGGGGGCCGGACCGGCGATCGTCGAGCTGGGTGACAAGCTCGTCAACGTTCACCTGGACGACATGACGCCCCGCAAGCATGAGCACCTGGAATTCGGGCACGGCAGCCTGGATCTGGGCGCGGTGATGGACGCGTTGGGCGAGACTGGGTTTTCCGGCGTCGCATCGGTCGAATTGCCAAGACACTCGAATGATGCACCGAATGTGATGCGCCGCAGCATGTCCGCGATCAAAGCGGCCCGGCTGACACCGGCCGCACGTTCCTGGATCGCCGCTGGCGTAGCGGAGATCGGACGCGACCCCGACCAGGTCTTGGAGATCTTTGCGGGCGCCGAACGCGGTATTGCCGGCGCAGGCGGTGACGCGTGCCTGCTGGCGCGGCAACAATTGCTCAGCGCATTGCTGGCTACTGCGCCCGATGCGACGGCTGCGCCACTCATCGAGAAGCTCTACCGGTGGGGAGACACCGACGAGCGACTGGCCGTACTGAACGGACTGACGGCGGCCGCGCTGGACGACAGGATCGGGCCCGTCGCAACGTCAACGGGCTTGGATTTGGCGGCGGATGCCCTGCGGTGCAACGACCCCCGACTCGTCGGCGCGGCACTGGGCGGCTTCGGCGCACGTTTCCTGGATCAGCACACGTGGCGTGACGGGGTGATGAAGTTGATCTTCATGGGCGTGCCGCTGCAGGTGGTACACGGCCTGCGTAACCGCGCGGACGCCGAATTAGGGCGTATGACAACTGATTACATCAGTGAACGACAGGCTGCCGGTCGTTCGGTGTCGTCCGACGTCGAACTGCTGAAGCATCTGACCGCCATCGGGACGGAGGTTTCGGAGTGA
- a CDS encoding TatD family hydrolase, translated as MRIFDPHIHMSSRTTDDYEAMYAAGVRAIVEPAFWLGQPRTDPASFIDYFDSLIGWERYRASQFGIAHNCTIALNPKEANDSRCRGVLEQIPRYLSKSGVVAVGEIGYDSMTPEETTVFQTQLEMAATRSLPALVHTPHRDKLGGTLASIEVVKRVGIDPGMVLLDHLNEVTIEPVRDSGCWMGFSIYPDTKMDEARMVALMQRFGLERIIVNSAADWGRSDPLKTAKTARAMLTAGFTDDDVDRVLWRNPVEFFNQSGQLRLLSDDQEAVFAGNTINRGEKP; from the coding sequence GTGAGGATCTTCGATCCGCACATACACATGTCGTCGCGCACCACCGACGACTATGAGGCGATGTACGCGGCGGGCGTCCGCGCGATCGTCGAACCTGCTTTCTGGTTAGGGCAACCCCGCACCGACCCCGCCTCCTTCATCGACTATTTCGACAGTCTCATCGGTTGGGAGCGGTACCGCGCATCTCAGTTCGGCATCGCGCACAACTGCACGATCGCCCTCAATCCGAAGGAGGCCAACGATAGTCGCTGCCGGGGGGTGCTCGAACAGATTCCGCGCTATCTGTCCAAGAGCGGTGTCGTCGCGGTCGGCGAGATCGGCTATGACTCGATGACGCCGGAGGAAACCACGGTATTCCAAACACAGTTGGAGATGGCGGCGACGCGGAGCCTGCCCGCACTGGTGCATACGCCACACCGGGACAAGCTGGGTGGAACCCTGGCGAGCATCGAGGTCGTGAAGAGGGTCGGGATCGACCCGGGGATGGTCTTGCTGGACCACCTCAACGAGGTCACCATCGAGCCGGTACGGGACAGCGGATGCTGGATGGGGTTCTCGATCTATCCCGATACCAAAATGGACGAGGCGCGGATGGTCGCCTTGATGCAGCGCTTCGGATTGGAACGCATCATCGTCAACTCCGCCGCGGACTGGGGCCGGTCGGATCCGCTCAAGACGGCCAAGACGGCGCGGGCGATGCTGACCGCCGGATTCACCGACGACGATGTGGATCGGGTGCTGTGGCGCAATCCGGTGGAGTTCTTCAACCAAAGCGGCCAACTTCGACTGCTCAGCGACGACCAGGAGGCGGTGTTCGCGGGCAATACCATCAACCGCGGGGAAAAACCGTGA
- the eboE gene encoding metabolite traffic protein EboE, with the protein MTLSYCSNVVAADTVEVLEDRLLSVFAPARERAGLDQLGIGLWLPAHTMSRLAGDPPARRRLASILADHGLRVTTMNAFPYGHFHGESVKHAVYQPDWTTQQRLDYTRSCAEVLSELMVDVQQGSISTLPLGWADPWDNGSDARARHNLGTLSEHLRRIEEQTGRRIRLAVEPEPGCVIGSCGDAIDWFGRTAHGVDPTYIGLCLDTCHLAVMYEDPAEVVTGLAELGIDVVKIQASNAIEIHDLAAEGVAEAFAEFSHSPYLHQANGVDGHGRRWFRDDLRLDDPSVPTSGHVRVHYHVPLHVSPPAPLSNTSYVLTEVMAMLCDATIPRPVDIEIETYTWEVLPASLRMPSLADDLAAEICWLEQLLTTREPA; encoded by the coding sequence GTGACGCTGTCCTACTGCAGCAACGTCGTCGCGGCCGACACCGTGGAGGTGCTCGAGGACCGACTGTTGTCGGTATTCGCACCGGCACGCGAACGCGCCGGGCTAGATCAACTCGGCATCGGACTTTGGCTACCCGCGCACACCATGTCCCGGTTGGCCGGGGATCCGCCGGCGCGCCGACGACTGGCGTCGATCCTGGCCGACCACGGACTTCGGGTAACCACCATGAACGCTTTTCCCTATGGGCATTTCCACGGCGAATCGGTCAAGCATGCCGTCTACCAACCGGATTGGACTACGCAGCAGCGGCTCGACTACACCCGCAGCTGTGCCGAGGTGCTCAGCGAGCTGATGGTCGACGTCCAGCAGGGCAGCATCTCGACGTTGCCGTTGGGGTGGGCTGATCCCTGGGACAACGGCTCCGATGCGCGGGCGCGGCACAATCTGGGAACGCTGAGCGAGCACCTGCGCCGTATCGAAGAACAAACGGGCCGACGGATCAGATTGGCCGTCGAACCCGAACCGGGTTGCGTGATCGGATCGTGCGGTGACGCGATCGACTGGTTCGGCCGAACAGCGCACGGGGTGGACCCCACCTACATCGGTCTGTGCCTGGACACCTGCCATCTGGCCGTGATGTACGAGGATCCCGCCGAGGTCGTAACGGGGTTGGCTGAGCTGGGAATTGACGTGGTCAAGATTCAGGCGTCCAACGCTATCGAGATTCACGACCTGGCAGCCGAAGGAGTCGCCGAAGCCTTCGCGGAATTCTCCCACTCGCCATATCTGCACCAGGCCAACGGCGTCGACGGGCACGGACGCCGATGGTTCCGGGACGATCTGCGCCTCGACGATCCGTCGGTCCCGACGTCGGGACATGTTCGCGTGCACTACCACGTGCCATTGCACGTGAGCCCGCCCGCACCGTTGTCGAACACTTCGTACGTCCTCACTGAGGTCATGGCCATGCTTTGCGACGCGACGATCCCGCGGCCGGTGGACATCGAAATCGAGACCTACACGTGGGAAGTCCTGCCCGCCTCGCTACGCATGCCCAGCCTGGCCGATGACCTGGCGGCCGAGATCTGCTGGCTCGAGCAACTCCTGACGACGCGGGAGCCGGCATGA
- a CDS encoding alkaline phosphatase family protein, protein MTRQVLLIDVVGLTQPLLRHMPNLSALATQGAVGQLAPVFPAVTCAVQSSMVTGLLPNQHGIVGNGWYFRDLGEVLLWRQSNKLVAGEKVWETAAARFDGYRSANVGWWYAMNASNDVVVTPRPVYHQDGRKSPDCYAVPPDLHDILTEKFGTFPLFQYWGPTADITSSRWLVDASVEIARRYSPTLLTAYIPHLDYDFQRYGPHSPQAITAAADVDAALEPLLTYAAEHDVTVIVVSEYGIAPAHRPVDINRVLRREGYLSVYTQQGREYLDPWTSRAFAVADHQAAHIYVHDVADIARVAAMVGALDGVDEVLDREQQQRLSIDHPRAGELVAVAEPGAWFTYYYWLDDDRAPNLRPASTSTANLDMTQPSY, encoded by the coding sequence ATGACCCGGCAAGTCCTGCTGATCGATGTCGTCGGGCTGACCCAACCGCTGCTACGGCACATGCCAAACCTGTCCGCGCTCGCGACACAGGGGGCGGTCGGTCAGCTCGCTCCGGTTTTTCCAGCCGTCACCTGCGCGGTCCAGTCGTCGATGGTCACCGGTCTGCTGCCGAATCAGCACGGGATCGTCGGGAACGGCTGGTATTTCCGGGATCTCGGGGAAGTGCTGTTATGGCGCCAGAGCAACAAGCTGGTGGCGGGGGAGAAGGTCTGGGAGACGGCCGCGGCCCGTTTCGACGGATACCGCTCGGCGAACGTGGGCTGGTGGTACGCCATGAACGCCAGCAACGACGTTGTCGTCACACCGCGGCCGGTCTATCACCAGGATGGACGCAAGTCGCCGGATTGCTACGCCGTTCCGCCGGATCTGCACGACATCCTCACCGAGAAGTTCGGCACGTTCCCGTTGTTCCAGTATTGGGGTCCCACGGCTGATATCACGTCGTCACGCTGGTTGGTCGACGCATCGGTGGAGATCGCCCGGCGTTACTCGCCCACGTTGCTCACCGCGTATATCCCGCACCTGGACTACGACTTTCAGCGCTACGGTCCGCATTCACCGCAGGCAATTACCGCAGCGGCGGACGTCGACGCCGCTCTAGAACCCCTGTTGACCTACGCCGCCGAACACGACGTGACCGTCATCGTCGTCTCCGAGTACGGCATCGCGCCGGCGCACCGGCCGGTCGACATCAACCGGGTGCTGCGGCGCGAAGGCTATCTCAGCGTCTACACGCAGCAGGGGCGCGAGTATCTAGACCCGTGGACGTCGCGGGCGTTCGCAGTCGCCGATCATCAGGCCGCGCACATCTATGTGCACGACGTTGCGGACATCGCCCGAGTGGCCGCCATGGTAGGAGCCCTGGACGGCGTCGACGAAGTACTCGACCGAGAACAGCAGCAGCGCTTGTCCATTGACCATCCGCGGGCCGGCGAACTGGTGGCGGTCGCGGAGCCTGGCGCCTGGTTCACCTACTACTACTGGCTGGACGACGACCGCGCCCCGAATTTGCGCCCTGCGTCGACATCCACCGCAAACCTGGATATGACCCAGCCGAGCTACTGA